The Neisseria animaloris genome segment CCAATACCCGCTGGCGGAATTTAATTTTTTGAAAATCAGTAGTATTTTCACGATAAGTCGTTTCAGTCCACGAACCTGAGTCGGCATAATCGTAAAACATTTTCGGCACTTTGCGCTGTGCAACACGGCGCAAGTCTTCAATACAGGTCATTTTGCTCAAATCGCGTTTCATACTTAGCTCACCTCGGTGTATTGTTTGTTGTATGGTGTTATTGGAATAGCTGCATTTCGGATATAAAACTATAAAACAAAGCCGTCTTAAAAACGTTCAGACGGCATAATTATGAATCCGAAAACAATCGGACATAAATCTATACCAAGCCACCAAATATTGCAAATGCTTTTTTCACCTGAATTTTCCTTACTACATCATCTCCTGAGCTCATCTGAAATATATCCGGTCTAAATCGCCTGCAAATACAAAATCTAAACAACAAAGCACTACAAACATTTTTATTCCTCTCATAAAAACAAGCAATCACATCAGCCTTTATATACTTGACTGAAACACTCAGATATTAGACAATTCGCAACAGTATACTAATACATAAACCACAAAAACCATTATGCGATTAACCACCAAAGGCCGGTTTGCCGTTACCGCTATGATTGATTTGGCGATGAACGCGCAAAACGGCGCAGTCAAACTCAGCGCCATCAGCGAGCGGCAAAACATATCCCTATCCTATTTGGAGCAGCTGTTCAGCAAACTGCGCCGCGCCCGTTTGGTAGAAAGCCTGCGCGGCCCCGGCGGCGGTTATATCTTGGCTGCGCCGGCGAAGGAAATCAACATTGCCCAAATTATCGCCGCAGCCGAAGACAAACTCGATGCCACGCAGTGCAGCAGCAAAGCCAACTGCAACAACGGCACCGCCTGCTTAACCCACGAATTGTGGGAAAGCCTGAACAAAACCATTCACGACTACCTAAGCAGCGTTACCCTGCAAAACATTGTCGACCAGAAAAACGAAAGCAACGGCAAAGTCGTTACCTTCACCCACATCCACTAAAGATACCGAAATATAAAAACGAAAGAGACCAAACCATGACCGTTCATACCCCCATTTATCTCGACTACGCCGCCACCACCCCCGTTGACAAACGCGTGGCCGAAAAAATGATTCCTTACTTAACCGAAACCTTCGGCAACCCAGCTTCCAACAGCCACAGCTTCGGTTGGGTGGCAGAAGATGCCGTAGAAAATGCCCGCCTCGAAATTGCCAAACTGATTAACGCCGATTCCAAAGAAATCGTGTTTACCAGCGGCGCCACCGAATCCAACAACCTTGCCATCAAAGGCGCGGCGCACTTCTACAAAACCAAAGGCAAACACCTCATCACCGTTAAAACCGAGCACAAAGCCGTTTTGGATACCATGCGCGAACTCGAACGCCAAGGCTTTGAAGTAACCTACCTCGGCGTGCAGGAAAACGGCCTGATTGATTTGGAAGAACTCAAAGCCGCTATCCGCCCCGACACCATCCTCATTTCCGTGATGTGGGTCAACAACGAAATCGGCGTGATTCAAGACATTCCCGCCATCGGCGAAATCTGCCGCGAAAACAAAATTATCTTCCACGTTGACGCCGCCCAAGCCTGCGGAAAAACCCCTGTAGACGTAGAAGCCGCCAAAGTCGACCTGCTTTCCATGTCCGCCCACAAAATCTACGGCCCCAAAGGCATCGGCGCACTCTATGTACGCCGCAAACCCCGCGTACGCCTCGAAGCCCAAATCCACGGCGGCGGCCACGAACGCGGCTTCCGTTCCGGCACCCTGCCCACCCACCAAATCGTCGGCATGGGCGAAGCCTTCCGTTTGGCACGTTTGGAATTGGAACAAGACATCGCCCACGCCCTCAAGCTGCGCGAAATCTTCCTCAAAGGCATCGAAGGCATTGAAGAAGTGTATATCAACGGCGATTTGGAACACCGCGTCGCCACCAACCTCAATGTGAGCTTCAACTTCGTCGAAGGCGAAAGCCTGATCATGGCCGTAAAAGAACTCGCCGTATCCAGCGGCTCCGCCTGTACCTCCGCCTCGCTGGAACCCAGCTACGTTTTGCGCGCATTAGGCCGCAACGACGAACTGGCGCACTCTTCCCTGCGCATCACCTTCGGCCGCATGACCACCGAAGAAGAAGTAGCTTTCGCCGCCGAACTGATTAAATCCAAAATCGGCAAACTGCGCGAACTTTCTCCGCTATGGGAAATGTTTAAAGAAGGAATTGATTTGAATACGGTTGAATGGGCAGAACATTAACATTCATGTTTATGAAGCCGTCTGAAACCGAAAGATATATACCTTGATAAATACCAATTAAACCCTTACACTAAAATTATCCCTACCCACACAAGGAAACCGCCATGCAAACCGCCAAACTTTTTCAAAATGGCCGTAGTCAAGCCGTGCGGCTGCCTGCTGCATTCCGATTTACGGGTGATGAAGTGTATATCCGCCGAGACGAAGCCACGGGCGATGTGATTCTGTCGCAACGTCCGGGCGACTGGCAGGGTTTTATCGCCGCAGCATCGGAGCTTGACGAAAGCGATACCATTGAACGCAATACCTCCATACAGCAACGCGATCCGTTTGCAGACTGGCAGGAATAAAACATGCGCTATCTTTTGGATACCAACATTGTGAGCCATATCCTGCGCCGTCAGCCGAATGTGATGGCAAAATTGCAAAGCGTGCCGATGTCTGATTTATATATTTCAGCGGTTACTCATGCCGAATTAATGTACGGCTTGGCGAAAAAACCTGATGCGGCCAAGCTGCATCGTGCAGTGCATGAACTTTTATTGCGTATAGGCGTATTGCCGTTCGACGAGCAAGCAAGCACGCATTACGGAAAATTTAAAGCGCAGGCAGAGCAGTCGGGTAAAAATCTGGCATCTTTAGATATGATGATTGCCGCCCATGCTTCCGCCGTAAGCGCAGTGTTGGTCAGCAACGATGCCGCTTTCCAACAGATTGCTGATTTATCGGTAGAAGACTGGACGAAATAACGCGCAAAAGCCATCACTAACCACATACTATATTTTTTAAAACAAAAACTTAATTCGTCTTGAATTTCCTTTCAGACGGCCTTAGATAAACCGAATAAGCCAATATATACACAAGGAACCCACATCATGGCATACAGCGATAAAGTGATTGATCATTACGAAAACCCCCGCAACGTCGGCTCGTTCGACAAAAACGACGAATCGGTCGGCACCGGCATGGTGGGCGCGCCTGCCTGCGGCGACGTGATGAAACTGCAAATCAAAGTGAACGACGAAGGTGTGATTGAAGATGCCAAGTTCAAAACCTACGGTTGCGGCTCGGCCATTGCTTCTTCTTCATTGATTACCGAATGGGTAAAAGGCAAAAGCCTTGATGAAGCTTTGGCGATTAAAAACAGTGCCATCGCCGAAGAATTGGAACTGCCGCCGGTGAAAGTACACTGCTCGATTTTGGCCGAAGACGCGATTAAAGCCGCTGTTTCGGACTACAAAAAGAAAAAAGGCGTGTAATCTTTGCAAAAGGTTTCATGCAGCTAGGCAATCAGTCTGTTTACAAAAAGGAACCTGCTATGCCTTTTACCGAAACCGAAACCCAATCGCTGCTGGCACAAAAAGGTGTAGGCAAAACCATTTTGCAACGCTTGCAGCAAATGGGCTTGGACGATACCGCCAAACTCGCCGCAGCAGATGTGGACGATATTTTGCAGCAAGGCGCGGCGTTAACCGGTTCGACCTGCTGGAAAAACAGCCCGCAAGCCAAAGCGGCTATTGTTGCAGCGGTAGAATGGGCTAAAACGCAAAGCTGATTTTCAGACGGCCTCACAGTTTATAAAGGCCGTCTGAAAAGCCGTAGAGCTGTGAGAAACATGTAAGGAAGGTATCTCTGCCCTACAACGAATACCCTCAGCAAAGAAACACCCGCATAGTAAGCGTAAAGGATTAAGACGATGATTACATTAACCGAAAAAGCCGCCAACCATATCCAAAACTTTCTCACCAAACGCGGCAAAGGCGAAGGCATCCGCTTGGGCGTGAAAACCAGCGGCTGTTCGGGCATGGCTTACACTTTGGAATTTGTTGACGATATCCAGCCCGAAGATTTGGTGTTTGAAGGCTACGGCGTGAAAGTATTCGTCGACCCCAAAAGCCATGTGTATCTCGACGGCACCGAGCTGGACTACACCAAAGAAGGCTTGCAGGAAGGCTTTAAGTTTCAAAACCCGAACGTGAAAGACGAATGCGGTTGCGGCGAGAGCTTCCACGTTTGATTGCACAATAACCGAGGCCGTCTGAAAGTGAGCTTTCAGACGGCCTCTCAATGCAGCTTATGTTATACTCGCACCCGTTTAAAAACCATCTCGAAACAAGGATTCATCATGGCTGATTTCAATCAGATTCTTACTCCCGGCGACGTTGACGGCGGCATCATCAACGTAGTGAACGAAATTCCCGCAGGCAGCAACCACAAAATCGAATGGAACCGCAAACTGGCCGCCTTCCAACTCGACCGCGTAGAACCCGCCATTTTCGCCAAACCCACCAACTACGGTTTCATCCCGCAAACGCTCGATGAAGACGGCGACGAGCTTGACGTATTGCTGATTACCGAACAGCCTTTGGCTACCGGCGTATTTTTGGAAGCCAAAATCATCGGCGTGATGAAGTTTGTGGACGACGGCGAAGTGGACGACAAAATCGTGTGCGTACCCGCCGACGACCGTAACAACGGCAACGCCTACAACAGTTTGGCCGATTTGCCCAAGCAGTTGATCCAACAAATCGAATTCCACTTCAACCAATACAAAGCCCTGAAAAAACCCGGTTCCACCACCGTGGAACACTGGGGTGATGTGGCCGAAGCCAAAGAAGTAATTAAAGAATCGATCGAGCGCTGGAACGCCCAAGCTAAATAAACAAGCGTTAAACGGCATCAGGCCGTCTGAAACATCAAACCGCCCGCAAAAGTCGGATAAATTTCCGGCTTTTGCGGGCGGTTTTCATTTTTCAAACAAGAAAACTTTGCAAACTTACCGCCTGCGGCACATTGCTGTTCTGCGCCCTACCCGCTCGTTTCATCGGTCTGCACCCGCTGCACCTTAACACCTTGAACTATATCCGCATCCGCCCATGCTTATAAAAGTGTCAATCGGCCTGCCGTCAGCTTTTCTGCGCCTTGTGTTTTGCACACTCCAGCGCATATTCCGTGCCCCAACGGTGCATGGCTTCGATTACCGGCATCAACGTCAACCCGAACTCGGTCAGCGAATATTCCACTTTGGGCGGCACCTGCGGATACACTTCGCGATGAACGATACCGTCGCCTTCCAGTTCGCGCAGTTGCAGGGTTAACATGCGCTGGGTTACAGCGGGCATCAGCCTCTGCAATTCGTTGAAACGGCGGGTTTCCGTATTTAAATGATGCAAAATCAAAACTTTCCACTTTCCGCCGATGATATCGAGCGTGGTGCTGACCGGGCAGCAGTTACCGTTTAATTCGTGATAGCTGTTCATATTCCACTCTGTTGCCGTATTGTTTACAGTATAAAAAATGTGCGTACTTGTATAAAAATTTGTACTACGTATAATACGCCTAACGATAAAAAAAGCCCAGTAAAAAATAACGGGCAATTGACAAATAACCGAAGAGGCCGTCTGAAAAACGGCAAACCGGATTTCAGACGGCCTCAACCACACAAGGAGCCGATCATGCGTATTGCAGAATTAGACCGTATCAACGAGCTGGCCCGCAAAGCCAAAACCGTAGGCCTGAGCGAAGCCGAAACCGCCGAACGCGATGTTTTGCGCCAAGCCTACATCCGCCAAGTGTGTGGACAAATCAACAATATGCTCTCCACCGTAACCGTGGTTGACCCCGAAGGCACCGACGTTACCCCCGCCAAACTGAGGGAAGCGCAAGCCGCGGGTATGCAGCAAATGCACTAAAGTCAATCAACTTGTTTTACTACGGCGTTGCTGCGCCTTAGCTCAAAGAGAACGATTGTGTAAGCCGCTGAAGCGGTAACAGAATCGGTTCCGTACTACCCGTACTGTCTGCGGCTTGCTGCCTTGCATTAAAAATAATTTGATTGACTATAACACGAGCAAA includes the following:
- the iscR gene encoding Fe-S cluster assembly transcriptional regulator IscR, which gives rise to MRLTTKGRFAVTAMIDLAMNAQNGAVKLSAISERQNISLSYLEQLFSKLRRARLVESLRGPGGGYILAAPAKEINIAQIIAAAEDKLDATQCSSKANCNNGTACLTHELWESLNKTIHDYLSSVTLQNIVDQKNESNGKVVTFTHIH
- a CDS encoding IscS subfamily cysteine desulfurase, producing MTVHTPIYLDYAATTPVDKRVAEKMIPYLTETFGNPASNSHSFGWVAEDAVENARLEIAKLINADSKEIVFTSGATESNNLAIKGAAHFYKTKGKHLITVKTEHKAVLDTMRELERQGFEVTYLGVQENGLIDLEELKAAIRPDTILISVMWVNNEIGVIQDIPAIGEICRENKIIFHVDAAQACGKTPVDVEAAKVDLLSMSAHKIYGPKGIGALYVRRKPRVRLEAQIHGGGHERGFRSGTLPTHQIVGMGEAFRLARLELEQDIAHALKLREIFLKGIEGIEEVYINGDLEHRVATNLNVSFNFVEGESLIMAVKELAVSSGSACTSASLEPSYVLRALGRNDELAHSSLRITFGRMTTEEEVAFAAELIKSKIGKLRELSPLWEMFKEGIDLNTVEWAEH
- a CDS encoding antitoxin — its product is MQTAKLFQNGRSQAVRLPAAFRFTGDEVYIRRDEATGDVILSQRPGDWQGFIAAASELDESDTIERNTSIQQRDPFADWQE
- a CDS encoding type II toxin-antitoxin system VapC family toxin produces the protein MRYLLDTNIVSHILRRQPNVMAKLQSVPMSDLYISAVTHAELMYGLAKKPDAAKLHRAVHELLLRIGVLPFDEQASTHYGKFKAQAEQSGKNLASLDMMIAAHASAVSAVLVSNDAAFQQIADLSVEDWTK
- the iscU gene encoding Fe-S cluster assembly scaffold IscU, translated to MAYSDKVIDHYENPRNVGSFDKNDESVGTGMVGAPACGDVMKLQIKVNDEGVIEDAKFKTYGCGSAIASSSLITEWVKGKSLDEALAIKNSAIAEELELPPVKVHCSILAEDAIKAAVSDYKKKKGV
- a CDS encoding recombinase RecA, which translates into the protein MPFTETETQSLLAQKGVGKTILQRLQQMGLDDTAKLAAADVDDILQQGAALTGSTCWKNSPQAKAAIVAAVEWAKTQS
- the iscA gene encoding iron-sulfur cluster assembly protein IscA — its product is MITLTEKAANHIQNFLTKRGKGEGIRLGVKTSGCSGMAYTLEFVDDIQPEDLVFEGYGVKVFVDPKSHVYLDGTELDYTKEGLQEGFKFQNPNVKDECGCGESFHV
- a CDS encoding inorganic diphosphatase — protein: MADFNQILTPGDVDGGIINVVNEIPAGSNHKIEWNRKLAAFQLDRVEPAIFAKPTNYGFIPQTLDEDGDELDVLLITEQPLATGVFLEAKIIGVMKFVDDGEVDDKIVCVPADDRNNGNAYNSLADLPKQLIQQIEFHFNQYKALKKPGSTTVEHWGDVAEAKEVIKESIERWNAQAK
- a CDS encoding winged helix-turn-helix transcriptional regulator, producing the protein MNSYHELNGNCCPVSTTLDIIGGKWKVLILHHLNTETRRFNELQRLMPAVTQRMLTLQLRELEGDGIVHREVYPQVPPKVEYSLTEFGLTLMPVIEAMHRWGTEYALECAKHKAQKS
- a CDS encoding DUF896 domain-containing protein; this translates as MRIAELDRINELARKAKTVGLSEAETAERDVLRQAYIRQVCGQINNMLSTVTVVDPEGTDVTPAKLREAQAAGMQQMH